DNA from Pelodiscus sinensis isolate JC-2024 chromosome 1, ASM4963464v1, whole genome shotgun sequence:
ATTGAAGGACACCTTCAATGCTATCCATTCTCCTAACTTAGCTTCCTCTAAGGATGTCTCTAGACTTGACCATGACCTAAATAATTTGGTGCCATCTGTACacgttgccacctcactgctcaccccccCCTTTCTAGATTGTTAATAATGGTACACTATTTCCCATACTATTTGTTATAAAGCATGTAACCCCACTCATTGTGCTTCTCTCCCTTCATAGGCAGCTTCAGCACTTCTGAACCCAACTGACGTATCTAACACCTCATGGCAGTTTTCAACCTCACTCCATCTGACCCTTCATCATTCATTCTAacaggcatccctggcctggaagctGCCCATGTCTGGATTTCCATCCCTTTCTCTACATTCTATATTATTGGCCTGTTGGGAAATTTCATGCTACTGTTTATTGTAGGCAAAGAGCATACCCTGCATAAGCCGAtgtacctgctgctctgcatgctggcgCTCACAGACATCGCCACACCTACCTTTGTAGTGCCAAAAGCCCTGTGTATATTTTGGTTGAATTTGAAAGGAATTTCTGTGGCTGGTTGCCTCACACAGATGTTCTTCCTTCACACAGTTTCTGTTATGCACTCAGCTGTCCTTGTGACAATGGCCTTTGATCGCTATGTTGCCATATGTAACCCTCTGAGATATGCCTCCATCCTCACCAATGCTCGAGTAGCTAAGCTAGGACTATTGGGTTTGATAAGGGCTGTTCTGTTAATTCTACCTCTGACCCTGCTCATGAGCCGGCAATCATTTTGTGCCAACCGCATTATCCCCCATACACAATGCGAGCATATAGCTGTGGCAAAGATGTTGTGTGGGGACATCACCATCAATAGGACGTATGGCTTAATGCTATTGTTTGTACTCATTGGATTCGATCTGACACTCATTGCCTTGTCCTATGGTCTGATCATCAAGGCTGTCCTCAAAATCTCCTCCAGAAAAAcccaccagaaagccctcaacacctgcacAGCCCACCTCTGTGTGATGCTCAC
Protein-coding regions in this window:
- the LOC112545131 gene encoding olfactory receptor 52E2-like gives rise to the protein MAVFNLTPSDPSSFILTGIPGLEAAHVWISIPFSTFYIIGLLGNFMLLFIVGKEHTLHKPMYLLLCMLALTDIATPTFVVPKALCIFWLNLKGISVAGCLTQMFFLHTVSVMHSAVLVTMAFDRYVAICNPLRYASILTNARVAKLGLLGLIRAVLLILPLTLLMSRQSFCANRIIPHTQCEHIAVAKMLCGDITINRTYGLMLLFVLIGFDLTLIALSYGLIIKAVLKISSRKTHQKALNTCTAHLCVMLTYYTPSLFSNLTRRFSHYIAPYIDIILADLYLLIPPMLNPIIYGIKTKELWEKVGKYSCRK